TCTCCGCATCGCCTTACATTTTTACAACCCCTTTTGCAAGTGATAAACTTAAAACTGGGTTGTAATAAATTATTGGTATAAATACATGATATTATGTTGATTTTTTAACATTAATTCTGGATCCAGATTATTACCCGCGCTTATCCCAGCGACTTCACATTTAATCATTCAGTTTTTCAACGTGGATGTTAATCTCTTTAAGCGTGCGTCCGCATCCTGGCTGGCGGTGGGCGAAGTGCATTCGATTCCAAGTGCAGGTCAAGTGTCCGCCAAAGGAAAAGCCGCAACGCTGGCACACGGAGCACGAAAACATCCTGCTCTCGGCTGCTCTTTTTAgtcctttttttttagtacACTGCCAGCTGCGCATGCGCAAGGAGTGGAATATCGGAGTGGGTTGTTATGggtttttggccaatttttgTGCCACTACCGCTCACGTCTTGGGGGCTTCCCCGTCCGGACAAGTGAGCCACAGTCTTTGGTCTTTCAGATTGGCGGAAATTTGCGGCATTTGTTCAAGGTGACGGCGGCGGTGGGATCTTTGTTCGCCGGAGGCATGCAAATCTGTCAACAAATTGGCGGCGATTAGGCGCCGACTGTTAGACGTCGGCAGACAGTGGCACTCCCACCAATCCAAAGGGCCACAACTCCCAGTTTGCCGGCCAACAATTTGGACATAATTTGAAAGCGACGCTTCGTTCCACACGCAATGTCGCTTACGCAATGGCCACACATCAGAATTATGCATAATGACATTGGGCAGTGGGCCAGATAAGCCGCCGCCAGGTGTGATGGCTGGCCAGACCAGCGCGGTGACCTGCCCTCCACCCACACCCAAGCCCACGTCCCACCACATTCCCCTCCTCCCCATAAATTGGCATTAGTTTCAGGGCGCGGTAACCATTTTTGGGTGCAACGtagcaggagctggagccaTCGGCAGCTTAATAACTTTTATGCGTGTTTGCATATCGCTCATGCATTGAATTTGATGGAAAATACGTACGAGTTTCCCCCGCTTTGCAAAAATGCACCGCTGGGAAtcatgaaaaaaaaaagagttatTGGCCCAAAGAGATGGCGATTGGAGAATTCgattaaaaattgtaaccAGTGCATTTCGATAGAGTTGATTGGGATCGAGaaccaattaagttttttcgAAACTAAAGCTATCAGCCAAAGCAATAAAAGTCAAGTGAGTGAGTTTGAATAATGCTGTGTTCTCCGTATTATTCATATTATTATGAGTGTGATATTTATCACCAGCTTGCACCACACACTGTCACCAGCTTATGATGAAGTGAACGCCATAGGAGCGTTATACATTATACACATGTAAAGCGGAATATGTTAAACCACTCCAGCTGTTTGACACTTTATGATGGGTACATGTAATGCAGAATATATTAATCGACGCTCAGGTGTTGCTGATAAACCGATAAACAACAAACGGGCGTAATTATTGTGGGGGCAATCAGCGcaagttttattattatattatattttatagtCGATTTGTTTGTCGGACCTAGCCGAAATCGTGGTTTGTTTACGGAATACATGGATAGACGGGGTGTCACTCTTATCGGGCGTACAGCTGAATAAATATTGAATACACAATGAACTACATATATTATGAAATTTGGTTGTGTATGCGCTAGAAGAACTCTACTTCTCGGGCACATTGCACTGCTGGCAGCTCTCCATTTGGGCGGTATAGTCCTCGATCTGGATGGTGGTCTCAAAGAAGTTGTAGCGCAAATGAACCGCCGATGTGGCCGCATCCAGGATCCTCTTAGGATTCGCATTTTCAGCTGTTCGGCGGAGAGAAGAGCAGAGAGGGCAAACGATTAGACGATTAGGTAGTATAAGGAGGATAACACTAATGGGTACCAAACTCCGTTGCTCTCGCACTCCGCTGGCTCTATCAAAATTGTCCACGCTTAAAAAGccatttcaaaaataattaagctAATTGCTCACTGTCTGCCCATGGACATGGGCTATGAAACAGTGCCAGCGGGGGGGACGCAGcttaaaacaacaacaaatccATTGGGATAATTACCCTCGATGCCCAAAAGCGCGACCCCAACGAACTCCCCCCACCCAGTCGGACAAACACATGCATCAGGGCAAAGGGCACCCAACGACCTTTCTGGTCTgattcggttcggtttggtcTGGTCTGGTCTAGCCTGGCCTGGTCTGTTTTGTGCTGTGGTGCTGTTTTGCTCGGAAAAGGCCGACGGCCTGGGGGCAGCTACTTACCAATGGCCAAATGTGCAGATAGCGCCACTTTATTAATGCTCAGCGCCCAGATGCGCAAATTGTGCACCCGCTCAACGCCCTCGATGCCTTGGAAAATCTGCAGCACCTCGGCATAGTGCATATAGTTGGGAGTCCCCTCCATGAGCACCTGCGGGGAAAAATGGCAAACATGGAGCAGTGTTTACAAGCAATCTGATAAATCCGCTTAAGGTACTGGGCATTTATGTGATTTTAAAATCGCGAAAGGAGTATAAAAGTATGTTAAATTTGAAACTATATATGCAAGAGAAATCaaagaaattaaagaaaaaccATTTAAACTCACCAGCAGGGCATCCTTCATGATCGTGAACGTGGTGAAGAGCACAATGATGGAGAACACAAACGTGCAAATGGGATCAACGATGGAGTACTCTGGCCAAAAGTAAATCACGCCGGCGGCGACAAACACTCCCACGCTCTGGATGACATCGCCAATCACATGGATGAGGGCTGCCCGGACATTCATGTTGACGGCCTCGCGTCCAACCGGTCCGCCGTGATGATGTGATCCGGGTGCCGTTTCGGCCAGAACGGCTGCAATTTCCAAATCCAGTGTGGGATCGACCAACTTGGTATTTTGGTACGAGAACGTCGGCAGCCCGCCGCCAGGCAATTCGGCATCCTCGGGCGCGTAGGCCACGCCGCCCTCAATCCGCTGGCTGGGCGAATCGGAGCATGGTGTGGATGTGGCCTGCACATGGGATGGGTTCTTCTTCTTTGACTTCTTGGAACCGCCATGGCTGTGACCATGCCCACCGCCCAGGCCATGCGAATGGCCATGCTGCAGCTGAACGCCCATGCTAACCGAGTTTGGGGAGAGAAATTGGAAACGTTatcacaaatatttaatatgctTGAAAATGTTGCAAGCTATTTTGTGCCGGTCCTGTGCCACCACCAAACCATTCCCGTGCTCCACCGAAAAACCATACCAGTTGGGGGCACGTTAGCCTGGCCACAgtatgaaaacaaaaacgcaCCCAAAAtgttcgttttttttttgtttttggtctGTGTGTGTTGCTCTGGCTGACAAAAGGGGGTGTGGGTTTTGGCAACGGTATGCGGGAAACGCTTTTGCAttgtttggcattttatttcagcattttaaTGCACCAACAACAGTCGCACCGCACAGTCAAACAAACACACTCAGGTCATGGACAGTGGAGCCGAGTGGTCGAAGTAGTCCTCAAATGGAATTAAACTGCAGGAAGCCAAAtcttttttatgaaatttaaagCGGTAGTTGTCAGTGCTAGCAGGAACAGGAATGTTGTGCGGAATTCGAGAGCATATCTCGATTTCGAATCATAGAAATTTTGATAATCCCTTGAAATTTAAAAGAGCCAAGTGCATATAGAGCAGAAGATGGGCAAGTATtttcgaaattatttagtataaCGTACATAAAGCTAAAATATTTTAGGATTTCCTCAGccaatttataaaaatatacataacaCTAAATTGCAAGTCTTCTTTTAGCTTTTCTATTTCAGCGCCCATATATTTGCGAAACCCTTTAACTAGACTTTATAGGTTGCGCAGTCATTTCCATAAATCAATTACACTTttcttttcaaaataaataattttaagcaCTGTACAGTGTGCACTccggcgcagcagcagcagtaccGTGCCCCCTCCCTTTGGTGGATGCACCATCCCTGAATTCAGAGCCCTGCTTTCAGGGTTCATCGTTCACCGTTCACTGTTGAATGCTGAATGTTGACTGTTTTGCCGCTCTGTGTACCGGAAGGTGTGTGCGAGTCCTGTGCGAGGGATCCTCCGAGCCGACCAGCCAAACTAACCGCTCCTGTCCAATGATTCCGACCCCGGCCGCCGGCCCATCTGGGGCTGCTCCAGTTCAGTACGTCCGGACACATTGCCGCATGCAAATACAAATGTATTGTCGAAAATGGCAACCGGCTGACCAGAGCATTCTCCCCAATCCCCAAACCCCGGTTTTTTCGCAACCTCTCCAACCGCCCCTCCTCCTGCGCCCATTTCACGGCATGGATCGGCAGTTAATAGCTCGGCACATTGactttttattcattttaaatGCTCCGACATTGCAGATTTATGGCTTTTCTATTTGGGGAAAAAGGCCATGGTCGACCAACCGACCGACCGACATGCCAACGGACCGGGCTCTCTCTGTCCATCGCCGCCGGCTGCACTTAGCCGGCTTTTTGGGGAAACAATGCAGTGCCGGGGCATCAATAAATAAACTGGCATAAATTACGCACAACCATTGGCAGGAGCAAACACAAAGCACAAAGTGAGCAGCCACGTAGCGGAACGGAACCATCTAGCCGTTCTTATAGACCAGGCCAAGTACCCGACTCGCTCGCAGTGGGAAGTTCTGCTGGGAAATCGATTGGCGGCTAATTGACGTACTCAATTGATGACTCAAAGACATTCTGTTGGTCTTAAAAGGAGTTTACGCCGAGCGATAAAATGTTGCTGGCACTGAATACAAAGGGGCGTAACATAATTATAGCTACATTTATTTTAcacattaaatatatttaatgctTGATTAGTTCTAACCCAAACTACTCTAAAATTTTGCTAAAATTTATAGCGCCTGTCTTTGGAACTCCACTAGCCCAATAAAACATAAGACCTCGGTGTAAAGTGCGCGTTAAGGTTGCGATGAGCGAAATAAACGTGTTCCGTTGTCGTTTCATCCTGGTCGTGGTTCCTTGTGCTCCGCTACTCGGCTCCTTGGACCGACAGCTTAACGAGCTGCTCATCCGGGTGACAGACCAAACTGAGACCAGGATCACGGCAGACTAGGACCAGAGCACCCCACATGCCTCGAGACATCCTTAGTGGCTGCAAAATCCTGGCAACAGTCACATACGCGACCAAAGCTAAAGCCCTAGCCGAGCCAAGGCGAGCTGAGTCAAGATATGCGCTAATATTTATGTTCCTGTCAATTAAATCAGGACGTGGCATATACGCCACACACAGAGCGGAGCCGTTTCCCCTTGGTCCTTGGGCACTCTGCTGGGTCGCAGGACCTCGCTTCCAGCTACCAGCTCCCGATTGCCAGACTTATCCGAGTCCTGGTGTTGTCatggctgctgctgtcgttTGTTGGCCACTAACGAGGCGAGTAAAGATGCCGCAAAATCAAGGGGAAATGCTTCATTGCGCGCTACAAATTACAGCGCCACAGTTGGAACAACAATGCCGGGTTGACGGAGGAGCATGGGCAGCCAGGAGGGGCACGGAGCTTGGTGCCTCTCCTGATGGCCGGGGAATGTCGCTCGCATTGGCATTTTTTGCGCTCGAGGACACACAGCGCAGGAGGGGATCGGTGGTGGAGGTGGAACCAGGGGCAGAGTGGCCGGGGTAATGCCTCGGCAATCGGATGTTCAAAGTCGAAAAGCGTATGTGCTCCGCATGGAATCCCTGGCGCCACCATGGACCGCCATCACTGACCGCGTGGCCACGCTGGTTAGGGGACCAAAATAGTAGAAGGTAGGGTCCTAACAATGTGAGCTTTTTTTGGGACTACAGAGTGGTGTTCAGCAAAACTCAGAAAAAAGTGGCTTTGATGCCTTCTGCCTCTCATAAATTCATTTGTTACTAATATTTTTCGTACCAAGGATTTTTAGGTTTTCTACCATATTTTAGATAATAATTTCGATTTTTGGAGTATTGATTAGGGGATTTCAATCTTAGGATTgaacataaaaatatttatgggtACTTTTAGGTGTTATGAACTAGGTGCTTCCAGCGAATAAGCTGATTTGGCACCACTGCTACCTGAATCTGGAGCTAGATGTGGAGCTCTGAACAATTTATTTAGTGCCCATCAACGCGACGCCCCACACGAAACGGCAGAGGAAGTGTTTGCTCCTTCTTCATCACcgtttatatttattttctccTTGTGTTTCTTCTGGCGTCTCCTATATTTTTCCccgttttttgtttctttgctGTTTGACAAATTATGGCCACATTTGGCCTGGTAACTTCTTCGAACCGAGCTGGCTGGGCCATCACAGCGTGGTCTtaagaaattgaaaatgaaattgagTTGTCAGGCTAACAAGCTTTTGGCCAGCTTCGGTCTCAAGTGGCTGCCCGGAATAGGAAAGCGGAGGACCGAAGACCAGACCAGGCTCAATGTTCACATGGTGAACACTAAACACAAGCAAGGAGCAAAAATATATCAAGTGGAAGAAGCGAATTCATAAGAGAAATTATACGACAGATAGGAGTTGCAACAGAAGCTGAATCATTTTTAGGGTATTTAAAACTTTTGCTATACTAACTAGTAGTTAGTAACTACTTCATATTTAGATAAATTACAACGAGAAGAGTTTTCCACTGAAACGTAAGTATCTTGTATAGTTTTGacttaaattgcatttgccaCAAAAACGGACTCTGTAtcaaatttatttgattgctTTAAGGAAATTTGGCTGTGCATTCATCCATCTGTCCTAACTGCCATTCCCACGGCTAAGCGCCTTCATCTCCACACGCTGGTTGTAATTGCTTTAGCACCTCGCTGCCCCAGCACTTCCCGCCGCCTTTCTCGCCAGAATAAACCTCTCATATTTCACTGGCATTTGCTCTCGCTAATGTCCCACTTGCAGTTTAAGGTCAGGCACAGTGGAAACTCTTTATAAGGAATTTTCTTGATCTAATACGCTTTTCAATTCCAACCACTATATTAAGTTGTTTGTTGCTAGGTCATTGTACTTAAGGTTGATTTATGTAACTATTTTAACTATTATTTTAATCGTATATTTAGAATTCAAAAGAACTAGCACAGGAACACAATACTGGTCATCCAGAAAGTATGCTATGTTTTTTCAGCAACTTCATTATTACAACTACTATGGTAACATATTGTGGAAAAGAATGCTATGAGGATCGAAGCTAAGTTTCATTGTACTTTGGCGATTTCACTCTCTCTTCTAACATTTCTCGTTCTGTTTCTCCATTTTCCCCGCTTTTGGCCTTAATGGGCGTTTTAACGATGTGAAGTCGACGGACGTCGTTGCCGCCACTCAAAAATTAACCCAACAACAACACAGAAAGCGAATCCGGAAAATtcagtgcgtgtgtgtgtgtctgtgtatgcggatgtgggtgtgtgtgtggcgtTTTCCAGCTATTTTCGGCATTGTGCTAATTGAACTAAAAACtggcaaaaataaaatccAGAGAGCTCTCAACAACTAAATGAAACTAAGTAAAAAGCCTTCAATAACAACGAGAGCAAACGGGACTGAAAATAGTTAAAACTTGCAGCTAACTCGTTTGCCCGAACGCATAACGGCAAAAGGTGGCCATTTAATTTCGTTGTTCGAACACAGGTCCAAGGTACACCGGAAAAAATGCGTATCAACTTcaaagtttattaaaattctttCCCGCAGAATTCAATTGCTGAATAGAGGAGTGAAATAAGGAAACTAAAATATACTTTTCCGATGTATACGAATAGGAGTATGCTTCAGCATTGACTTGACTTAACTTCCTACTTTTATGGCAGCATACACAGATGGCCTTCGCCACGCCCCTCGTCCACCGCCCATCTCCACAAAGTCCGGCCATCTTCTACGTCTTCTTCTTGGACAAATCTGTAAGCCAGgagagttgctgctgctgcacgtTTTTCACAATCAATTCACgtaatcaaacaattcaagtGGCAAACACTGAAAATGCCAACGTCAACTGGAAAATTTTTGCGCTACCGCCCAACTagcggcaacaaaaacaaaagcaacaacagctgcagcaacaCTCGTGCAGGAAAATAGGTGAGCtgaggtgggcgtggcacagaGGCGCtcagtgggcggtgggtggagTAGGGGGCCACACACACGTTAGTGTGAGCTCGGCATTGAACGTTGCGATTTATGCGCCAAAAACTATGCTTCGACAGCCACATGAATGAGCATCAATGGGGAAAGGGGCTGGCATAGGAGCGGGGCGTGGCAGACAAGGGGAAAGGAGGAGGCAGATCCTTGCAGGTTTTGCACTTGGCGAAATCAAAACAAGCGGGGCGATTAGTAATTCATTAGGCGAACTGGAAATGCCCTTCCAAAACCCAAAGTAACTTAAATTCACTAACACATTTAATCTCAAATGAAGGTTTaaatagtgaatatttttAGGCTATAAAAGAAATGGCAGCTTGATTTGTATctcgcttaaatatatatatattctttctttaaacaaatataacaTAATAACTTCCCAAACTCTGTTAAGcccaatatatttttaaagcttTCTAATAATAACAAATCCAATCTTCAATTACATTGGCTTAACTGACTCGGGAAGCgtttaacaacaaaaaaaatcaattgaaaaatCACAATTAAATTAAGTATAACGTTAAACTTTTCGGGCCtcgatatatttttagctcGCCAAAGTGAAAAGAAATCCAATGGCCGAGGGGCTCCCCATTGGCCGCCGTTTGGAGCATTATCGAAACCATCTTCGATGGCACGTTACCCCATCCCGCCTAGAGAATTTTCCACCTTTGGGGCTGGAAAACACAAACACCAGCAAACTCCTCGTCGCCGCCgccttttggcttttgttgaCGCAGAAGGAAAAGTACAAAAAAGAATCAAATaagaaacgaaaaaaataCGGTAAAAATAGAACGAGAAGAAATTCTAAACTTGCGGAAAAAGTTGTCGCTAAAATGTGGAGAAAGTTGCGGCAACAACTGGCGGATACGTAAGGGAATGCCATCCAGGAATCGAGCAGTTGGCCTGGGATCGGGTGGCATTTGGAGTGTGCACCATGTTGACCCATTTGGTGCCTCATGCCCGGGACAAGTTGATTGCGGCAATTGCAATTGGAAAACTGCCCAGGGGAAAACAGGGGAAAACTTTGCCGCCGCACGGATGGACCAAAGAGGACAGGTCGGACTGTCCGCCAGCAATCAAAGATCTGCATATCAGGATGAATACGACTGTACTTACATGACATTCACCAATATGGCCAGGCCGGATGTGATCAGCATGATCTTCGCATTCACCTCGTAGTCGCCGCTGATGAGTCGTCCGATGGCCAGCCAGACGAGGATGCCCGTGATGACCCAGATCATGAAGACGGAGGCCATGGCGCCAATAACCTCAGCGCGATACCAGCCGAAGGACATCCTGTCAAAGATAAGAGCGAGTGGAGCTTAATTAATGTGGGAGCACAGGTGAAGATAATGAGGCAGCGAATGGAGACGAGCAAAAAATTTCCACTTGCCACCCGATAAGGATGGCAAAACTTTGTTACTTTGGCGATGGCGACAACTTTGCCAACTAGCAAACTATTATATGCAAACAATAATTGCACTTTATGTGTTCTCGATGGCTTTAATAGTTGTGCCACTTTATCTTActtttttatatacatttcaTAGTTTGAAACTTTTAGTTTCACATATTCATATTTGATATTTTGTTGAACCAAGCCAATTATAGTTTGAGCTAAAATTGAgctgtttaatattttatttcctCATTAACAAATTGGTGACAATTGGCATGCTCTTAAAATTTAGATTCTTCAAAAAAACCGCTTTCAGAAAATAATATCCTTTTAGAAGCCTTAAGGAGAAGGGGGAGGTGAAAGGACAAACTTATCGGTCACAAGCGAAACATAAATTGCTGATGACATAAAGAGAGGTCACTGTGGGCAAGTTGGAAATTAACACGACTTGATAAATGTGACCAAAATTCGTCAAATGCCATTTTAATTTGTGTTCGCTTAGGGGCGCGGCTGCTCCCCCAAATGATAACATTTCGCCGGGCAGGAGTGTGTTCCAGGATTTCCCTAATGTAATGAGCGTTTTGCATGTGCGCCCACCCCCCTCCCTCCATCGCTCTGCTTATTTTTCATGTAGTTTTTTATAGcttatttttcgttttttggtTGGGTCAAAGTCAACACCTGaacggcagcggcggcggtgACCAAGTCGAGGGTCGTTCAATTAAAGCCCAACCTAGACGAGAAAACAAGCCAAGCCACATCAGAACGAGCCAGGAACAGGACCAAAACCAGGACCAACCGGTAACCGACAGGTGGAAGTGGGAGGAGCGACCACTCTCGttataaaattgaaataatgGCAAAAGGCAACAATTTTGCCAGCCTGCTAACTAATGCGATGccagaaggcagcaggcagctaCAGCAACGAATGTCTCGCTAtaataatacaatttaatttccaGCAAACATCCGTCGTATCCTCACTCCTGGAGCCATAGCTAGCAAACCCTACAGAAACCACCCAAAAAACACCCAGCCGTGTCAATGTATGGCGTAGCTCTCTATACGTGTATATACAAATACCTCtgtatatacaaatttatatatatatatatatacgctAGTTGGGGCCTTGCAGTTGGCGTTGCAAGTGCAGCCATTTGCTTAATGACCGCCTGCTGCTGGCGGCCACCCCCTCGTCCGACCGACGGCCCGCCGGTCCTTAGGTCCTTTCTATCCCCAACGGAGGAGCAGCAACATCGCTACCTCAATGGTGGTTCCGGCACACTGGGACCGGGTGCGATAATTAAAAGAAAGTAGCCAAAACACTTAATTGGGATTAGCGATAATGAAATACGGTAGTGTGTTATGCCAAACTAACTTTTTGGCAGCCAACAAAGTCAGATATATAgggaaaatgaaattaaaaggaaaGTATATTAAGGATAGTAATTATGTAACTTTAATATCTAAATAAATGATGCTACATCATAGCAAAAATAGCAGTTTGAAATCAGTAGTTATGAGATCATTTTGGATTATTAACTTAACTTCATAAagaaatatttgcaaaatCGGTTACTTAACTTTGGCCAATTTAGTTGCAACATTCCTAATTAACCACTGCTAATTGATTTACTCGAAGAAATTTGGCACTTATCAAACTATGTCATTACAGAAATCCTATGCTACTGCAAATTTGCATCATTCATTATCATGGAGGAATATACCGCAGgtattaattgaattattcCACTGTACCGTGCTTAGTTTTACCTAGCTTTTGCATTTCGTTTTCTGCGTTTGCCTTTGCAATTGTGCAaatgtgttttgttttgataaatTAGGCTTGTCAACTCGGCAACGGCAGCCAGAGCGCCAAAATGGGTGGTGCGGTGGGCGCAGGAGCCCCCAAAATAGGGAGGAAGGCTGCGAACCGCACTGAAACCAAAACCAGCCAGAGGACCAGGCCCAAAGAGAGAGGCATTCAGCCAGCTCGAGACTGGGACTGCTGCaacatgcagcagcaacagcaaaagcagcagcaacagcagcagcagcaacagcaacatgcagcatgcaggagcaactggaacagaaacagaaacagaagcaACATCAACGCACAGGAGACGACGAAGATGGAGGCTCTGAGTCCGGGAGTCTGATGGCAGGAgcgaaatttacaaaattaccATGCAACACGCTTGAaattgcaaaagtttttcattaTTCACTTTGTGGCTGCAGTCGAGTCGTCGAGTGAGTGAGATTTTTGCATGAATGAGCAGAACGTGCCGTTTGCCTCCCTCCTTCTAGTTCAGCCCAAGATGGATGCCGTATGGGGAAGGGGCGTGCGGCGAGGGGAACTCTGAGAGGGGGGGGTCGGATGTTGGGGCGGAGACAAAGGAGTGCTCCCAAAGACCAATTGAAAAATGTGCAACGGCCAAATGTACAGtgcgcagcagcaacagcaccaacCAGTGATGCCAAAAGCCATTTGAAAAACTAAACGTCATTTCAAAAAAATGTCATCGTTATCCAAAAACATTCGCAGGAATAGATTTGGAATCTCCAAAAGTTAAGAAGAAGTTAAATTTACAGAAGAATCACgaaaatgaattaaaacaCTATGTTTTTTAAGAACTTTCACAATAAGATCATAGAAAAAGCTCCAAAATGCAAGCAACTTGTGACTTTCGTCCCTTAAAATTTACATAtgcacttatttatttcgttataATGCTGACTAAATAAGAGATATAACTTGAATGTTATAACTTGAATGTTACTgctaaatataaaatttgGACAACACTGTGAGCAATTGCAACACAGGGGCCGCAGACGCAAGAGGAAGGCACTGAAAATTTGGAAACAGGCTTTTCGCCTAATTAGACGATGGCGAATGGGAAATgcaggcagcagcagccaagGATATGGAGGATGGCCAAGTCGAGCGACAGAAATTATGGTGGAGAGCAGCCTTATAAGAGGGGAATATAAATTGCAGGGCAATGCAGATACACTCGTTATAAGGGGAATCCTCTCCAGAAGTGTTTTGCGAAGAAATTTTATATTCAAGGCTTGCAAATAGAATGATTTGTCAGCTTTCTATCCTTTTTTTGTCTTGGAAGCTACAGATAATTGATTAAGCTTTAAGAATGATgaatattctaaaatataaaaaattataatccaAAGATTAATCGATTCTtaattgtattaaatatattaaatatattaaatatattaaatatattaaatatattaaatatatttctctCGCTCTTATTATTTCAATATATTCTTAAAGTCTTCTCAAAAAGGTCAAACAACATTCCAGTGAAGGATATTTAAGGAATAGCTTTACGTTATTTCCGAGAGCAGAATCCCAAGGACCCGGTGATAAAGGAGGACGCAGACGAGCCATGCCAAAGGAGTTGGCAGCAGATAGTGAGCAAAAGAAATGCGAAAAAGATTGAAACTTTACGTTTTATTGATTTCCCTCTACCCGGCAAACGACTTTTGGCAGTGTCTACATTCCGGAGGGCAGTACTTACCGCTGCGTAGATGGGCGTCCGGCAATCCAGATGGCAAACAACGAGATCATAAAACTGGCGAAATCGGTTAGCAAATGAGCGGCGTCTGTTGCGATGGCCAGGCTGTTCGATAGGACGCCACCTGTTCGGGGTCGCGGGAGAAAGTAAATAAATGCGCAAAAAATTAACTCGACATTCAGTGGGGCTTGTGGATGCTGATTGGGGGGATTACCCCCAAAACGGCTGCCGTGTGACAATACCCCCGGCCTCAGacggaaaacattaaaagggTGGAGAGCTGGAGCCCTTTCTCTCTATTTCCCATTATCGCAGCAACAATTTCGATTTGAAagcgaaagaaaaaaagagtGCAAAACGCAAAGCAAGGGGCGCAGAAATGAAATCCTTTCCTGGCAACTGGGAATTGGTAGCCGCCTAGTCGTGGTCCTCAGTCCCGGTCCTTTGTCCTTTTCCCAGCGAACATTGTAGGTAATTGCAAAACGATTAACGACAACAGCCGTCGAAGCTCCGACGACATCGTCGCCACTcga
This genomic stretch from Drosophila mauritiana strain mau12 chromosome 2L, ASM438214v1, whole genome shotgun sequence harbors:
- the LOC117150315 gene encoding zinc transporter 2 isoform X2, with protein sequence MLANWQTARKSSEMNDARLYRNAATSLDKSRLEMLHEYVRDHCHRARSEGVDVKARRKLIIASILCLVFMIAEIVGGVLSNSLAIATDAAHLLTDFASFMISLFAIWIAGRPSTQRMSFGWYRAEVIGAMASVFMIWVITGILVWLAIGRLISGDYEVNAKIMLITSGLAILVNVIMGVQLQHGHSHGLGGGHGHSHGGSKKSKKKNPSHVQATSTPCSDSPSQRIEGGVAYAPEDAELPGGGLPTFSYQNTKLVDPTLDLEIAAVLAETAPGSHHHGGPVGREAVNMNVRAALIHVIGDVIQSVGVFVAAGVIYFWPEYSIVDPICTFVFSIIVLFTTFTIMKDALLVLMEGTPNYMHYAEVLQIFQGIEGVERVHNLRIWALSINKVALSAHLAIAENANPKRILDAATSAVHLRYNFFETTIQIEDYTAQMESCQQCNVPEK
- the LOC117150315 gene encoding zinc transporter 2 isoform X1 — protein: MSRNEDTPIAKRDSGRTRRSNYGTAPSFHLMEQGQPGSNGVAGNGNNNHPATPSTPAQIFCLHGRSNNVEVRDHCHRARSEGVDVKARRKLIIASILCLVFMIAEIVGGVLSNSLAIATDAAHLLTDFASFMISLFAIWIAGRPSTQRMSFGWYRAEVIGAMASVFMIWVITGILVWLAIGRLISGDYEVNAKIMLITSGLAILVNVIMGVQLQHGHSHGLGGGHGHSHGGSKKSKKKNPSHVQATSTPCSDSPSQRIEGGVAYAPEDAELPGGGLPTFSYQNTKLVDPTLDLEIAAVLAETAPGSHHHGGPVGREAVNMNVRAALIHVIGDVIQSVGVFVAAGVIYFWPEYSIVDPICTFVFSIIVLFTTFTIMKDALLVLMEGTPNYMHYAEVLQIFQGIEGVERVHNLRIWALSINKVALSAHLAIAENANPKRILDAATSAVHLRYNFFETTIQIEDYTAQMESCQQCNVPEK